In Elaeis guineensis isolate ETL-2024a chromosome 1, EG11, whole genome shotgun sequence, a genomic segment contains:
- the LOC105039042 gene encoding disease resistance protein RPM1-like, with amino-acid sequence MAEIVVSSLIEKITEALASVAIRRVGSLLTPERQVHSKISDIKGELHVMQEYLRYADRYRGSDRQVVRAWLNGVRDVAFQIEDIVDEYTYIMARRNRSNLLMGHLFRVFNYYHDRALHDIATRLEKVEIKLGRLSETNRRYSLRIGEGTSDNFNNEREMGWRLAVSAHFLKEDGIVGVEEQREQLIRWLTDEEPRRTTVSVWGMGGVGKTTLVTGVYKGQRIIGRFDCRLWVYVSQSCTTADLLRRIMREFYRETMEAAPHDICSMDHRMLVETIRAHLQQKRYLIILDDVWQTDVWTNASDALFDNNRGSRVVITTRKQEVATMADDCRVVELKPLKEEEAWTLFCRKAFQRERHRICPQELEYWARRLVEKCEGLPLAIVTLGNVLAQSAKTELAWKNVHDNLLWEKSNNPDLHKVSVILSLSINDLPTYLRNCFLYCSIFPEDYLIERKRLIRLWVAEGFVKGETGESSREEVAEDYLNQLVGRCMLQVVRRNEFGRTTRCQVHDLMRELIVARSREENFCEIYDHNLRGNAQHRVRRLSIIGGRGDHQSSMTLEQLCSFHVFPSSSVLSPLLLPKFKLLRVLDLHCAPIDRVPDEVVHLFNLRYLSVRGTKVRELPKAVGRLRNLETLDAWLASVENLPRGTTKLENLRHLMVKKIQSKTSRYTNSVTGVHAPDGIENLKSLQTLKAVVADEDMIKHLGNLTHLRRLEIVEVRNMHCAKLSKSIVKMKHLRHLVIARKYRQETLSLEALSPPPPLLRKLGLYGKLDQERLPNWLISLANLTHLTLQSSGFGEDSLRLLSSLPNLVFLILFEAYDGQHLHFKADWFPQLNVLRLQDMARLSSIEIEQGALINLQELLLVRCRELKMVPLGLENVTRLQRLELDDMPKELVDKLREGRESKEDRSRIQHIPVIMNWAKTGDNCWTEERLS; translated from the coding sequence ATGGCGGAGATTGTGGTGAGCAGTTTGATCGAAAAGATAACGGAGGCCCTGGCATCGGTGGCCATCAGGCGGGTAGGCTCCCTGCTTACCCCCGAACGACAAGTCCACTCCAAGATAAGCGACATCAAAGGAGAACTCCATGTCATGCAGGAGTACCTCCGGTATGCCGATCGCTACAGAGGAAGTGACCGTCAAGTCGTCCGAGCCTGGCTCAATGGTGTCAGAGACGTTGCATTTCAGATCGAAGACATCGTCGACGAGTACACCTATATCATGGCTAGACGGAACCGGAGCAACCTCCTCATGGGCCACCTCTTCCGTGTCTTCAACTACTACCACGACAGGGCTTTGCATGACATCGCCACTCGGCTAGAGAAGGTGGAGATCAAGCTCGGCCGGCTCTCCGAGACTAACAGACGATACAGCCTCAGGATCGGAGAAGGAACGTCGGATAACTTCAATAATGAACGCGAGATGGGTTGGCGTCTCGCGGTGTCTGCGCACTTCCTGAAAGAAGATGGCATAGTTGGGGTCGAGGAGCAAAGAGAGCAACTCATCAGGTGGCTGACGGATGAGGAGCCCCGAAGGACGACGGTCTCCGTCTGGGGCATGGGAGGTGTTGGCAAGACCACTCTTGTCACCGGTGTTTACAAAGGTCAGAGGATCATCGGCCGGTTCGACTGCCGGCTGTGGGTTTACGTGTCTCAAAGCTGCACGACCGCTGATTTGCTGAGAAGAATCATGAGAGAATTCTACCGTGAAACGATGGAGGCCGCTCCGCATGACATCTGCTCCATGGATCACAGAATGCTGGTCGAGACTATCCGTGCACATCTGCAGCAAAAGAGGTACCTCATTATCTTAGATGATGTTTGGCAAACAGATGTTTGGACCAATGCTAGTGATGCTTTGTTTGATAATAATCGTGGGAGTAGGGTTGTAATTACCACTCGGAAGCAGGAAGTAGCTACAATGGCAGATGATTGCCGGGTCGTAGAACTAAAGCCTCTGAAGGAGGAAGAGGCATGGACTCTCTTCTGTAGGAAAGCATTTCAGAGAGAGAGGCATAGAATTTGTCCTCAAGAGCTGGAGTATTGGGCTAGAAGACTGGTGGAGAAATGTGAAGGCTTGCCTTTGGCTATAGTGACTCTAGGCAACGTCCTGGCACAGAGTGCAAAGACAGAGTTGGCATGGAAGAATGTTCATGATAACCTCTTATGGGAGAAAAGCAATAACCCGGATCTCCACAAGGTTTCTGTAATTTTGAGCCTTAGCATCAACGATCTACCAACTTATCTAAGGAACTGCTTCTTATACTGCAGCATATTCCCAGAGGATTATTTGATAGAAAGGAAAAGGTTGATAAGGCTATGGGTGGCAGAAGGTTTTGTCAAAGGAGAAACGGGAGAGAGCTCAAGGGAGGAGGTGGCAGAGGATTACCTCAACCAGCTTGTCGGCCGTTGTATGCTGCAAGTCGTACGCAGGAATGAATTCGGAAGGACGACCCGCTGCCAAGTTCATGATCTAATGAGGGAATTGATTGTGGCCAGATCAAGAGAAGAGAATTTCTGTGAAATTTATGACCACAATTTGAGAGGGAATGCGCAACATAGAGTTCGAAGGCTTTCAATAATTGGAGGCAGGGGTGATCATCAGTCTAGCATGACATTGGAACAACTCTGCTCCTTCCATGTCTTCCCATCGTCATCAGTTTTGTCCCCTTTATTACTTCCCAAATTTAAGCTACTGAGGGTTTTGGATCTGCACTGTGCTCCTATTGATAGAGTACCAGATGAAGTGGTCCATCTCTTCAACTTGCGCTATTTGAGCGTAAGAGGGACGAAGGTGAGAGAGCTTCCAAAGGCAGTAGGTAGGTTGCGGAACCTAGAAACCTTGGATGCATGGCTCGCTAGTGTTGAGAACTTACCTAGAGGAACAACAAAGCTAGAAAATTTGCGGCACTTGATGGTGAAGAAAATCCAAAGCAAAACTTCAAGATACACAAATAGCGTTACCGGGGTGCATGCTCCTGATGGAATAGAAAATTTGAAGAGCCTGCAGACACTAAAGGCTGTGGTGGCAGATGAGGACATGATAAAACACCTGGGAAATTTGACACATTTGAGAAGATTGGAGATAGTGGAAGTGAGAAACATGCACTGTGCTAAGCTATCCAAATCCATAGTGAAGATGAAACACCTACGCCACTTGGTTATTGCAAGAAAATACAGGCAAGAGACTTTGTCGTTGGAAGCTCTCTCCCCTCCACCTCCCCTGCTTCGAAAGCTCGGTTTATATGGAAAGCTGGACCAGGAGAGGTTGCCCAACTGGTTAATCTCCCTCGCGAACCTCACGCATCTAACACTGCAGTCATCTGGATTTGGGGAAGATTCGCTTCGTCTGCTATCCTCTCTGCCTAATCTTGTATTTCTGATTCTTTTCGAAGCATATGATGGTCAGCATTTGCACTTCAAAGCGGATTGGTTCCCTCAGCTTAATGTTCTCCGGTTGCAAGACATGGCCCGTCTCAGTAGCATCGAGATAGAACAAGGGGCACTAATAAACTTGCAGGAGCTGCTCTTAGTAAGATGCAGAGAATTGAAGATGGTGCCTCTAGGCCTTGAAAACGTCACTCGTCTCCAAAGATTGGAACTTGATGATATGCCCAAAGAGTTGGTGGATAAGCTGCGTGAAGGGCGAGAGAGCAAGGAGGATCGCTCAAGGATTCAGCATATTCCCGTTATCATGAATTGGGCCAAGACGGGGGACAATTGCTGGACTGAGGAAAGGCTTTCGTAG
- the LOC105039041 gene encoding disease resistance protein RPM1-like, which yields MGGVGKTTLVTSVYYNPTNSDTVDLLRRIIKELYREKRDVTPADINLMDYRRLVETLRTHLQQKRYLIILDDVWRTDVWNYVSTALFDNNSGSRVVITTRNQDVASIAVESRVLRLEPLEEHEAWTLFCRNAFRREKEKQCTPELEYWARKIASKCQGLPLAIVSIGNLLSLKERKELAWRYVHDALVWEQSDIPEVQKVSTILNFSINDLPYYLRSCLLHCSLYPDDYEMEKNTLIRLWVAEGFVEELGESTMEEVALDYLNQLVGRCMLQAKHTDYIAKTDCFKVHHLVRDLIMAKSRNESFCEVYDKEIEGRSSDKVRRLSVTNMKDYWFSTEKPQLRSLHVFSPVPFHLSFSSLRLLRVLNLNHTCIERLPDALIYLFNLRFLSLRYTMVRELPEALGKLWKLEILDTRYSRVDKLPSGITKLENLRHLMVDNFFESNSRYYEDVLGLQVPKGIWNLKRLQTLKTVAAHEGMIQRLDNLTQMRVLGISDVTSIQCMGLSTSISKMKVLRGLVVYTKYKTEMLRLEALSPPPLLRKLSLGGKLEKGVLPCWLGSVTNLSKLRLRQSGLKEDSLFSLSILPNLEYLSLEEAYEGEKLHFHGRWFPKLKILWFRDMAHLSCIEIEKEALTNLRSLILVGCRELKMLPLGIENLSHLQKLGFDSMPNELLQKLRPGGEDRQKVSHIPIVRSWVMREDKWIEESLS from the exons ATGGGCGGTGTGGGCAAGACCACTCTTGTCACTAGCGTTTATTACAACCCGACA AACAGTGACACCGTTGATTTACTCAGGAGAATCATAAAAGAACTGTATCGAGAAAAAAGGGACGTCACTCCGGCGGACATCAACCTCATGGATTACAGGAGGCTGGTTGAGACACTACGCACACATTTGCAGCAGAAAAGGTATCTAATTATCTTAGATGATGTGTGGCGTACAGATGTTTGGAATTATGTTAGTACTGCATTGTTTGATAATAATTCTGGGAGCAGAGTAGTTATCACCACCCGGAACCAGGATGTAGCTTCAATTGCAGTTGAGAGCCGAGTTTTAAGACTGGAGCCTTTAGAAGAACATGAGGCTTGGACTCTCTTCTGTAGAAACGCGTTTCGTAGAGAGAAGGAAAAACAATGCACTCCGGAGCTGGAGTATTGGGCTAGGAAAATTGCTAGCAAGTGTCAAGGCTTGCCGTTGGCCATAGTGTCTATAGGCAACCTTCTATCATTAAAGGAACGGAAAGAATTGGCATGGAGGTATGTTCATGATGCCCTGGTTTGGGAACAAAGTGATATTCCGGAGGTCCAAAAGGTATCCACTATCCTGAACTTCAGCATCAATGATCTACCCTATTATCTCCGGAGCTGTTTGTTACACTGCAGCCTATACCCAGATGATTATGAGATGGAAAAAAACACATTGATCAGATTATGGGTGGCAGAAGGTTTTGTCGAAGAACTAGGAGAGAGCACAATGGAGGAGGTGGCTCTGGACTACCTCAACCAACTCGTCGGCCGATGTATGCTCCAGGCAAAACATACCGATTACATTGCAAAGACCGATTGCTTCAAAGTTCATCATCTCGTGAGGGACTTGATCATGGCTAAATCAAGAaatgagagtttttgtgaggtGTATGACAAGGAAATAGAAGGCAGGTCAAGTGATAAAGTTCGACGTCTTTCAGTTACAAACATGAAAGATTACTGGTTCAGCACGGAGAAGCCACAACTGCGCTCCTTACATGTGTTCTCCCCAGTTCCGTTCCACTTATCTTTCTCGAGCTTGAGGTTATTGAGGGTTTTAAATTTGAATCATACTTGTATAGAGAGACTCCCAGATGCACTAATCTATCTTTTTAACCTACGCTTCCTGAGTTTACGGTACACTATGGTTAGAGAGCTGCCTGAAGCCTTAGGTAAGCTGTGGAAGCTAGAAATTTTGGATACTCGGTACAGCAGGGTGGACAAATTACCAAGTGGAATAACAAAGTTGGAAAACCTGCGGCACTTGATGGTTGATAATTTCTTTGAAAGTAATTCTAGATATTATGAGGACGTTCTCGGTTTGCAAGTTCCAAAAGGTATATGGAACTTGAAGCGCCTTCAAACATTGAAGACCGTGGCGGCCCATGAAGGAATGATACAGCGTCTGGATAATTTGACCCAGATGAGAGTTTTAGGAATATCCGATGTTACAAGCATCCAATGCATGGGTCTGTCCACCTCCATATCAAAGATGAAAGTCCTCCGTGGCTTGGTGGTTTACACTAAATACAAGACAGAGATGTTGCGGCTGGAAGCTCTCTCCCCACCACCGCTTCTTCGAAAGCTCAGTTTGGGTGGGAAGCTGGAGAAGGGGGTGCTACCTTGCTGGCTTGGCTCTGTCACAAATCTGAGCAAGTTGAGATTGAGACAATCAGGGCTTAAAGAAGATTCACTTTTCTCACTCTCTATTTTGCCCAACCTGGAATATCTCAGTCTTGAGGAGGCATACGAAGGAGAAAAGTTACACTTTCACGGAAGATGGTTCCCTAAACTTAAAATACTCTGGTTTCGCGACATGGCCCATCTCAGTTGCATCGAAATAGAAAAGGAGGCTCTCACAAACCTCCGTAGCTTAATTCTGGTCGGTTGCAGAGAGTTGAAGATGCTGCCATTGGGTATCGAAAACCTCAGCCATCTTCAGAAATTGGGATTCGACAGCATGCCAAATGAGCTACTGCAGAAGCTGCGCCCAGGTGGGGAGGATCGCCAAAAGGTTAGTCACATCCCCATCGTCAGGAGCTGGGTCATGAGGGAAGACAAATGGATCGAGGAAAGTCTTTCCTGA